A stretch of Brachyhypopomus gauderio isolate BG-103 chromosome 3, BGAUD_0.2, whole genome shotgun sequence DNA encodes these proteins:
- the ndufaf8 gene encoding NADH dehydrogenase [ubiquinone] 1 alpha subcomplex assembly factor 8 isoform X1: protein MLRGLVYDACFTITATSAMSGRDVWTRSRERMRRFPELFASCSTEAAVYGRCVVATTTGKQELNKDLCVKEFTALKTCFTSALKRGPRN, encoded by the exons ATGCTTCGTGGTTTGGTTTACGACGCGTGCTTTAC GATCACGGCGACATCAGCCATGTCGGGGAGAGACGTGTGGACTCGTAGCCGGGAGAGAATGAGGCGATTCCCCGAGTTGTTTGCCTCGTGTTCCACAGAG GCAGCTGTTTATGGCAGATGTGTCGTTGCAACAACAACCGGCAAACAAGAACTGAACAAAGATTTGTGTGTAAAAGAGTTCACAGCACTGAAGACCTGCTTCACCTCTGCT TTAAAACGAGGACCGAGGAATTAA
- the tepsin gene encoding AP-4 complex accessory subunit Tepsin, with protein sequence MATLTERLGFLQKVPTLMKATADDHTPCPGYLFEDISKISHESVGCCQCLLEYLLQRLQVESCNVKLKVLKILLHLCGHGPSQFLTELRRNATFIQEATVYSGPPDPIHGSAPFQKVRVSAQELATVLFCDTMSTDSALSPYKAAPPAMGMGSGSPRSGMQGFGNSPGKQSSSKLTLLHKIQKAAEVVASAVLPPTEHPGVRLHENLYRAVVAPSGAVEVAMPACAFNVPLPCSHKASHRCPGQAGGGWEETGSGHSSSHNSSLENEPLSQPSVGRDSKSGEAGSQSGASREGGDLSERVEAIQLGDCGQEMALISRLTNGTKIFLSREESQHFIKQCCTLNCEVVVELLSHKLKDPTQTVQMRALCGLACLMSTDLLSLDHIFSVTHKNLAQLSEGAALPVANKATKLLRQFEALLGASTLEAKHDVTVCPESSSLSGQSLNPSLSSPLLPTPLDSPAAEPSPSVAHLPDLSAGPNPGCGAGFKGRAEDQETSLKDKARPPELCEAPEAPRFHLALTLFSGMELVNRGKPVCLVEPVPMEPDGQTGAQVFTDSDVAIEKSSERNADPSLSTSSECQLSTEQMSAFSFLNL encoded by the exons ATGGCCACTTTAACGGAACGACTGGGTTTCCTCCAAAAA GTACCGACACTCATGAAGGCGACGGCAGATGACCACACGCCCTGCCCTGGGTACCTCTTTGAAGACATTAGCA AAATTTCCCACGAGTCAGTGGGATGTTGTCAGTGTCTTCTTGAATACCTCCTGCAGCGTTTGCAAGTGGAGTCGTGTAATGTGAAGCTAAAG GTTCTGAAGATCCTCCTACACTTGTGTGGCCACGGTCCCTCTCAGTTTCTCACAGAACTGAGGCGAAATGCAACATTTATTCAGGAAGCAACTG TGTACAGTGGTCCCCCAGACCCCATTCATGGCAGTGCACCCTTTCAAAAAGTCCGGGTGTCTGCACAG GAATTGGCCACTGTGCTTTTCTGTGATACAATGTCAACAGATTCTGCACTTTCTCCATACAAAGCCGCACCTCCAGCCATGG GAATGGGATCTGGGTCTCCCAGGTCAGGGATGCAGGGATTTGGAAATAGCCCAGGGAAGCAATCATCCA GTAAACTGACTCTTTTACATAAAATCCAGAAGGCTGCAGAGGTCGTGGCCAGCGCTGTCCTTCCCCCCACAGAGCACCCTGGTGTTCGTCTCCATGAAAACCTCTACCGGGCTGTGGTTGCGCCCTCTGGTGCTGTGGAGGTAGCAATGCCGGCATGCGCTTTTAACGTGCCCCTTCCCTGCAGCCATAAAG CCTCTCACAGATGCCCAGGGCAGGCTGGTGGTGGCTGGGAGGAGACTGGCAGTGGCCACAGCTCCTCTCACAACTCCTCCCTTGAGAATGAGCCGCTCAGCCAGCCCTCTGTGGGGAGGGACAGCAAGTCGGGGGAGGCAGGCAGCCAGTCGGGGGCGAGCCGAGAGGGCGGAGACCTGTCGGAGCG GGTGGAGGCCATACAATTGGGAGATTGTGGCCAGGAGATGGCGCTGATCAGCAGGTTGACTAATGGCACCAAAATCTTTCTATCCAGAGAGGAGAGCCAGCATTTCATCAAACA GTGTTGTACATTaaactgtgaggttgtggtaGAGCTTCTGTCTCATAAGCTGAAGGATCCCACACAGACTGTCCAAATG AGGGCGCTGTGTGGCCTGGCATGCCTGATGTCTACAGATCTCCTCTCTCTGGACCACATCTTTAGTGTCACACACAAGAATCTGGCCCAGCTGAGTGAGGGAGCAGCGTTACCTGTAGCGAACAAGGCAACCAAG CTTCTTAGGCAGTTTGAAGCTCTGTTGGGTGCTTCCACACTAGAGGCAAAGCACGACGTTACAGTCTGTCCAGAGTCATCCTCACTCTCGGGGCAGTCCTTGAACCCCAGCCTCTCCAGTCCCCTCCTCCCAACACCACTGGATTCCCCAGCTGCAGAGCCATCTCCATCCGTAGCGCACCTGCCGGATCTGTCTGCTGGGCCAAACCCCGGTTGTGGAGCAGGGTTCAAGGGGAGAGCGGAGGACCAGGAGACTTCGTTGAAGGACAAAGCCAGACCACCTGAGCTATGCGAAGCTCCTGAGGCTCCTCGATTCCATCTCGCATTGACGCTGTTCAGTGGCATGGAACTGGTGAACAGAGGGAAACCCGTGTGTCTCGTCGAACCTGTTCCCATGGAACCAGATGGTCAGACAGGGGCGCAAGTGTTTACAGACAGTGATGTGGCTATAGAGAAGAGCTCTGAAAGAAATGCAGATCCCTCTTTATCTACAAGCAGTGAATGCCAGCTCAGTACTGAACAAATGTCTGCCTTTTCCTTCCTTAACCTCTGA
- the ndufaf8 gene encoding NADH dehydrogenase [ubiquinone] 1 alpha subcomplex assembly factor 8 isoform X2: MSGRDVWTRSRERMRRFPELFASCSTEAAVYGRCVVATTTGKQELNKDLCVKEFTALKTCFTSALKRGPRN; encoded by the exons ATGTCGGGGAGAGACGTGTGGACTCGTAGCCGGGAGAGAATGAGGCGATTCCCCGAGTTGTTTGCCTCGTGTTCCACAGAG GCAGCTGTTTATGGCAGATGTGTCGTTGCAACAACAACCGGCAAACAAGAACTGAACAAAGATTTGTGTGTAAAAGAGTTCACAGCACTGAAGACCTGCTTCACCTCTGCT TTAAAACGAGGACCGAGGAATTAA
- the LOC143510303 gene encoding protein VCF1: MLTESRKRRHPCEAEEMQILPQSKRMVTDHFFPDLGRDVWDSESSSSDSSVYSSPERLIGSSSIIPPTNEKSNCIIQDLCTSSGSGHLVEEPAFLSESDASYHHINRILREAHFSSLQTRGQPGPTT; the protein is encoded by the exons ATGCTGACAGAAAGCAG AAAACGGCGTCACCCTTGTGAGGCTGAGGAGATGCAAATACTGCCTCAGTCTAAGAGGATGGTAACAGACCATTTCTTCCCTGACCTGGGGCGTGATGTTTGGGACTCTGAG TCTTCCAGCAGTGACAGCAGTGTCTACAGCAGTCCAGAGAGACTGATAGGATCCAGCTCGATCATCCCGCCCACAAACGAAAAGAGCAACTGCATCATCCAGGATTTGTGTACCTCCAGTGGTTCTGGTCACTTAGTTGAGGAGCCAGCCTTCTTGAGTGAAAGTGATGCCTCTTACCATCACATCAACCGCATCCTCAGAGAGGCCCATTTCAGCAGCCTTCAAACTCGAGGCCAGCCAGGACCTACAACATGA